In Streptomyces nojiriensis, one genomic interval encodes:
- a CDS encoding molybdopterin-dependent oxidoreductase: protein MTQDEDRRRCAGRASRRVARVCAAATALLITSCGTADDPKDAAASSAPAPASASASASASPNGSSAPIKPGEVRIAGEVDKPYTVTLADLRKLPRAEASVEFISAKGDQKHTYQGVLLHEVLKAAQPRFDQTKKNGQLRGVVAATGGGDYRAVFAWAELDPGFAKSQILLAVSEDGTAFEDSAGPRLVVPQDTRGGRYVSELNQLWVGTVDPVVDGAH, encoded by the coding sequence ATGACGCAGGACGAAGACCGCCGCAGATGCGCGGGCCGGGCATCGCGACGCGTGGCACGCGTGTGTGCCGCCGCCACCGCCCTGCTGATCACCTCCTGTGGCACGGCCGACGACCCGAAGGACGCGGCCGCCTCGTCCGCCCCGGCGCCGGCATCCGCGTCCGCATCCGCGTCGGCCTCGCCCAACGGCTCGTCGGCTCCGATCAAGCCGGGTGAGGTACGTATAGCGGGCGAGGTCGACAAGCCGTACACCGTCACCCTGGCCGACCTGCGCAAGCTGCCCCGGGCCGAGGCCTCGGTGGAGTTCATCAGCGCCAAGGGGGACCAGAAGCACACCTACCAGGGCGTGCTGCTGCACGAGGTGCTGAAGGCGGCCCAGCCGCGCTTCGACCAGACCAAGAAGAACGGGCAGTTGCGCGGGGTGGTCGCGGCCACCGGCGGCGGCGACTACCGCGCGGTCTTCGCATGGGCCGAACTCGATCCGGGATTCGCCAAGTCCCAGATCCTGCTGGCCGTTTCCGAGGACGGGACGGCCTTCGAGGACTCGGCCGGCCCGCGCCTGGTCGTCCCGCAGGACACCCGCGGCGGCCGCTACGTCTCGGAACTGAACCAGCTGTGGGTCGGCACCGTCGATCCGGTGGTCGACGGTGCCCACTGA
- a CDS encoding alpha/beta hydrolase, translated as MGLTSGTLMAGVALCTALLFALTVWLWPRLGRPGARRVLGRVGLLVLVQVSVLATVGAAANRTFLLYDSWADLAGTKQHAPAVPGGAAVEVLGRQAPEVPGGRNPQVGGVIEKVTIHGERSRAAAEAYVYLPPEYFDKRDGQRRFPAAVVLTGYPGMAENLIKKLHYPRLAWSLAKQKRMQPMILVMMRPTIAAPNTQCVDVPGGPQSEAFFGADVVKAVSGTYRVGTSPRSWGIIGDSTGGYCALKMTVQHPEAYAVGVGLSAEYRPEIDKDSGDLFKGNKDEEKRSDLLWHLDHQPQGNSSFLVTSSLRGEPNYGETQEFIRKVKAPAHVSSIILDSGGHSFNTWLREIPPALVWTGARLTAE; from the coding sequence ATGGGTCTGACGAGTGGCACGCTCATGGCGGGCGTCGCATTGTGCACGGCGCTGCTGTTCGCCCTCACGGTATGGCTGTGGCCCCGGCTCGGGCGCCCGGGCGCCCGCCGGGTGCTGGGGCGCGTCGGGCTGCTCGTGCTCGTCCAGGTGTCGGTCCTCGCCACGGTCGGCGCCGCGGCCAACCGCACCTTCCTCCTCTACGACTCCTGGGCCGACCTCGCCGGCACGAAGCAGCATGCCCCGGCCGTCCCGGGCGGCGCAGCCGTGGAGGTGCTGGGCCGGCAGGCCCCGGAGGTGCCCGGCGGCCGGAACCCGCAGGTGGGCGGAGTGATCGAGAAGGTGACGATCCACGGCGAGCGGTCCCGGGCCGCCGCCGAGGCGTACGTGTACCTGCCGCCGGAGTACTTCGACAAGAGGGACGGGCAGCGCAGGTTCCCGGCCGCCGTCGTCCTCACCGGCTACCCGGGCATGGCCGAGAACCTCATCAAGAAGCTCCACTACCCGAGGCTTGCGTGGAGCCTGGCGAAGCAGAAGCGCATGCAGCCGATGATCCTGGTGATGATGCGGCCCACCATCGCCGCGCCCAACACCCAGTGCGTCGACGTGCCCGGGGGCCCGCAGAGCGAGGCCTTCTTCGGCGCTGACGTCGTCAAGGCGGTCTCCGGTACCTACCGCGTGGGCACCTCGCCGCGGAGCTGGGGCATCATCGGCGATTCCACCGGGGGCTACTGCGCCCTGAAGATGACGGTGCAGCACCCGGAGGCGTACGCGGTCGGCGTGGGCCTGTCGGCGGAGTACCGGCCCGAGATCGACAAGGACTCCGGCGACCTGTTCAAGGGGAACAAGGACGAGGAGAAGCGGTCCGACCTGCTGTGGCACCTGGACCACCAGCCGCAGGGGAACTCCTCGTTCCTGGTGACCTCTTCGCTGCGGGGCGAGCCGAACTACGGCGAGACACAGGAGTTCATCCGCAAGGTGAAAGCACCCGCGCACGTCTCGTCGATCATCCTCGACAGCGGCGGCCACAGCTTCAACACCTGGCTGCGGGAGATCCCGCCGGCGCTCGTCTGGACCGGCGCGCGGCTCACCGCCGAGTGA
- a CDS encoding PadR family transcriptional regulator encodes MALDHAILVSLLEKPGSGYELARRFDRSIGYFWTATHQQIYRVLGRMEGNGLLAVREVPQQGRPDKKEYSVAGPGRTALAQWLHEPIEPESLRHDLAVKIRGAAFDDPAALIHEVERHHRAHSDRLARYLAGELRDFTGPDAPAPLDAGQELQYVVLRGGIAFERMTIAWLDDVLATLHRLGGGPPTATA; translated from the coding sequence ATGGCGCTCGACCACGCGATCCTCGTCTCCCTGCTGGAGAAGCCGGGCTCCGGCTATGAGCTGGCCCGCCGGTTCGACCGGTCCATCGGCTACTTCTGGACCGCCACCCACCAGCAGATCTACCGCGTCCTGGGACGCATGGAGGGCAACGGGCTGCTCGCCGTCCGCGAGGTGCCGCAGCAGGGCCGGCCGGACAAGAAGGAGTACTCCGTCGCCGGCCCCGGCCGCACCGCCCTCGCCCAGTGGCTGCACGAGCCGATCGAGCCCGAGAGCCTCCGCCACGACCTCGCCGTCAAGATCCGCGGGGCGGCCTTCGACGACCCGGCCGCACTGATCCACGAGGTCGAGCGGCACCACCGGGCGCACAGCGACCGGCTGGCCCGCTATCTCGCCGGTGAACTGCGCGACTTCACCGGGCCGGACGCCCCCGCACCGCTCGACGCCGGTCAGGAGCTCCAGTACGTCGTGCTGCGCGGCGGCATCGCGTTCGAGCGGATGACGATCGCCTGGCTCGACGACGTCCTCGCCACGCTCCACCGGCTCGGCGGGGGCCCGCCGACCGCCACCGCCTGA
- a CDS encoding acyl-CoA dehydrogenase family protein, producing MADALLFNPHTYDPAHFDPETRRLLRATVDWFESRGKRRLIEDYRSRAWLADFLAFSAKEGLFATFLTPATEAGEGESDKRWDTARIAALNEIFGFYGLDYWYAWQVTILGLGPVWQSDNADARARAAQLLAEGEVFAFGLSEKTHGADIYSTDMLLRPYVDEAGADGFRASGSKYYIGNGNAAGLVSVFGRRTDIEGPEGYVFFAADSRHPAYHLVKNVVDSSKYVSEFRLDDYPVRAEDVLHTGKAAFDAALNTVNVGKFNLCTASIGICEHAMYEAVTHAHNRVLYGRPVTAFPHVRRELADAYVRLVGMKLFSDRAVDYFRTAGPDDRRYLLFNPMTKMKVTTEGEKVIDLMWDVIAAKGFEKDNYFAQAAIEIRGLPKLEGTVHVNLALILKFMRNHLLNPAEYPAVPTRLDAADDAFLFRQGPARGLGSVQFHDWRTAYDAYADVPNVARFREQADALCAFVATVAPDEEQSRDLDFLLSVGQLFALVVYGQLILEQARLTDLDGSVLDELFSVLVRDFSGHAVELYGKDSATAAQQEWALGAVRRPVVDEERAARVWARVEALSGTYEMAP from the coding sequence ATGGCAGACGCCCTGCTCTTCAACCCGCACACGTACGACCCGGCGCACTTCGACCCGGAGACCCGCAGGCTGCTGCGCGCCACGGTCGACTGGTTCGAGAGCCGCGGCAAGCGCCGGCTGATCGAGGACTACCGCTCCCGCGCCTGGCTCGCCGACTTCCTCGCCTTCTCCGCGAAGGAGGGCCTCTTCGCGACCTTCCTGACCCCGGCCACCGAGGCCGGCGAGGGGGAGTCCGACAAGCGCTGGGACACGGCACGGATCGCCGCCCTGAACGAGATCTTCGGCTTCTACGGCCTCGACTACTGGTACGCCTGGCAGGTCACCATCCTCGGCCTCGGCCCGGTCTGGCAGAGCGACAACGCCGACGCCCGGGCCCGCGCCGCGCAGCTCCTCGCCGAGGGCGAGGTGTTCGCCTTCGGCCTGTCCGAGAAGACCCACGGTGCCGACATCTACTCCACCGACATGCTGCTGCGGCCGTACGTCGACGAAGCCGGCGCCGACGGATTCCGCGCGAGCGGCTCCAAGTACTACATCGGCAACGGCAACGCCGCCGGCCTCGTCTCCGTCTTCGGCCGCCGCACCGACATAGAGGGCCCCGAAGGCTACGTCTTCTTCGCCGCCGACAGCCGCCACCCGGCGTACCACCTGGTGAAGAACGTCGTCGACTCCTCCAAGTACGTCAGCGAGTTCCGCCTCGACGACTACCCGGTCCGCGCCGAGGACGTCCTGCACACCGGCAAGGCCGCCTTCGACGCCGCGCTGAACACCGTCAACGTCGGCAAGTTCAACCTCTGCACCGCCTCCATCGGCATCTGCGAGCACGCGATGTACGAGGCCGTCACCCACGCGCACAACCGGGTCCTCTACGGCCGCCCCGTCACCGCCTTCCCGCACGTGCGCCGGGAGCTGGCCGACGCGTACGTCCGCCTGGTCGGGATGAAGCTCTTCAGTGACCGCGCCGTCGACTACTTCCGCACCGCCGGCCCCGACGACCGCCGCTACCTCCTCTTCAACCCGATGACGAAGATGAAGGTGACCACGGAGGGCGAGAAGGTCATCGACCTGATGTGGGACGTCATCGCCGCCAAGGGCTTCGAGAAGGACAACTACTTCGCGCAGGCGGCCATCGAGATCCGCGGACTGCCCAAGCTGGAGGGCACGGTCCACGTCAACCTCGCCCTGATCCTCAAGTTCATGCGCAACCACCTGCTGAACCCGGCCGAGTACCCGGCCGTGCCGACCCGGCTCGACGCGGCCGACGACGCCTTCCTCTTCCGGCAGGGGCCGGCCCGCGGCCTGGGCTCCGTACAGTTCCACGACTGGCGGACCGCTTACGACGCGTACGCCGACGTGCCGAACGTGGCCCGGTTCCGCGAGCAGGCCGACGCGCTCTGCGCGTTCGTGGCCACCGTCGCGCCGGACGAGGAGCAGAGCCGCGACCTCGACTTCCTCCTCTCCGTGGGCCAGCTGTTCGCGCTGGTCGTGTACGGACAGCTGATCCTGGAGCAGGCCCGCCTGACCGACCTGGACGGGTCGGTGCTCGACGAGCTGTTCTCCGTCCTCGTACGCGACTTCTCCGGCCACGCGGTCGAGCTGTACGGGAAGGACTCCGCGACGGCGGCCCAGCAGGAATGGGCGCTCGGTGCGGTCCGGCGTCCGGTCGTCGACGAGGAGCGTGCGGCGCGCGTCTGGGCGCGGGTCGAGGCGCTGTCCGGCACGTACGAGATGGCCCCGTAG
- a CDS encoding SDR family oxidoreductase → MAGIAGKVVAITGAGSGIGEATALLLAERGARVVLGARRTERLEALAARIERAGGRAAWIRTDVTRRGDVSALVGLARERYGRLDVLVGNAGVGLISPLDELRVEDWEEMIDVNLKGVLYGIAAALPLFREQGSGHFVNIVSTAGLRVVPQQSVYAGTKNAVRTISEGLRQEAGDSVRVTVVSPGAVRTDFTERMGPQARARIDRMMETALSPDAVARAVAFAVEQPDGVDVGDIVVRPTAQA, encoded by the coding sequence ATCGCAGGAATCGCGGGAAAGGTCGTCGCCATCACCGGTGCCGGCAGCGGCATCGGCGAGGCGACCGCCCTCCTGCTCGCCGAGCGGGGCGCGCGGGTGGTCCTCGGCGCACGCCGCACGGAGCGCCTGGAGGCGCTGGCGGCCCGGATCGAGCGGGCCGGCGGCCGGGCCGCCTGGATCCGTACGGACGTCACCCGGCGCGGCGACGTGTCCGCCCTCGTCGGCCTGGCCCGGGAGCGCTACGGCAGGCTCGACGTACTCGTCGGCAACGCCGGGGTCGGACTCATCTCCCCGCTGGACGAACTGCGCGTCGAGGACTGGGAGGAGATGATCGACGTCAACCTCAAGGGCGTCCTCTACGGGATCGCCGCGGCGCTCCCCCTCTTCCGGGAGCAGGGCTCCGGACACTTCGTCAACATCGTGTCCACCGCGGGTCTGCGCGTCGTCCCGCAGCAGTCGGTGTACGCGGGCACCAAGAACGCCGTGCGCACGATCTCCGAGGGCCTGCGCCAGGAGGCCGGGGACAGCGTGCGCGTGACCGTCGTGTCGCCCGGGGCCGTCCGTACGGACTTCACGGAACGCATGGGACCGCAGGCCCGGGCCCGGATCGACCGGATGATGGAGACCGCGCTGTCGCCGGACGCGGTGGCCCGCGCCGTCGCCTTCGCCGTCGAGCAGCCGGACGGTGTCGACGTGGGCGACATCGTCGTGCGCCCCACCGCGCAGGCCTGA
- a CDS encoding TetR/AcrR family transcriptional regulator, which produces MATDAGRPLRADAQRNRDKILAAAVRVFTEQGLEAHFERIAREAGVGTGTLYRNFPTREALIEAAYRNEVARLCDSVPALLETLPPYEALRAWTRRFIDYATAKMGMADAMRAVLAAGTNPYADSRRMIQDALTSLMEACTAAGAIRSDISSTDMFAALAGIALTSAGPGQRAQAERLLDLNLDGLRLPLVQQGAGGVGGLS; this is translated from the coding sequence ATGGCCACGGACGCAGGACGCCCGCTGAGGGCCGACGCGCAGCGCAACCGGGACAAGATCCTGGCTGCCGCGGTGCGCGTGTTCACCGAGCAGGGGCTGGAGGCGCACTTCGAGCGCATCGCCAGGGAAGCCGGTGTGGGCACCGGCACCCTCTACCGCAACTTCCCCACCCGGGAAGCCCTGATCGAGGCGGCCTACCGCAACGAGGTCGCGCGACTGTGCGACTCCGTCCCCGCCCTCCTGGAGACCCTGCCGCCGTACGAGGCCCTGCGCGCCTGGACGCGCCGCTTCATCGACTACGCCACCGCCAAGATGGGCATGGCCGACGCGATGCGCGCCGTCCTCGCGGCGGGGACCAACCCCTACGCCGACAGCCGCCGGATGATCCAGGACGCCCTCACGTCCCTCATGGAGGCCTGCACCGCCGCGGGCGCGATCAGGTCCGACATCAGCTCGACCGACATGTTCGCCGCCCTCGCCGGCATCGCCCTCACCTCGGCCGGCCCCGGCCAACGGGCCCAGGCCGAACGCCTCCTCGACCTCAACCTGGACGGACTGCGCCTCCCGCTGGTGCAGCAGGGTGCGGGAGGCGTCGGCGGGCTGTCCTGA
- a CDS encoding FAD-dependent oxidoreductase, whose translation MRPRIAVIGSGPAGLAFARVLHRHGHPVTVLERDPARDARPPGGTLDLHEGLGQLALEKAGLLAEFHALARPEGQAMRILDTDGTVLRDWQPRPGDRANPEIDRGQLRDLLLGPLDVQWGRAVTEVVPQGPEGVLVRFADGRQETFDLVIGADGAWSRVRPALSSATPQYTGVTLVEAALDDVDTRHPDLARLVGDGSVAVYGVNRALVAQRNSGGHVKVYAQFRVPLDRHTDADPGPDDDEAVRSSLLTRFDGWAAPVLDLLRHGTGFAHRPLFALPASHTWAHVSGVTLLGDAAHLMPPLGAGANLAMLEGAELAESIAAAPGPGELDEAVRAFEERMWPRAGTWANITLAGLERLVSPDPSQALALFDEVQPA comes from the coding sequence ATGAGACCACGTATCGCCGTGATCGGCAGCGGCCCCGCCGGCCTTGCCTTCGCCCGCGTCCTGCACCGTCACGGTCACCCCGTCACCGTCCTCGAACGCGATCCCGCCCGCGACGCCCGTCCCCCGGGCGGCACGCTGGACCTGCACGAGGGACTGGGCCAGCTGGCGCTGGAGAAGGCCGGGCTGCTGGCGGAGTTCCACGCGCTGGCCCGTCCCGAGGGGCAGGCCATGCGCATCCTGGACACCGACGGGACCGTCCTGCGCGACTGGCAACCCCGTCCGGGCGACCGGGCCAATCCCGAGATCGACCGCGGGCAGCTCCGCGACCTGTTACTCGGGCCTCTGGACGTTCAGTGGGGGCGGGCCGTGACGGAGGTGGTGCCGCAGGGCCCGGAGGGGGTGCTGGTCCGTTTCGCGGACGGGCGGCAGGAGACGTTCGACCTCGTGATCGGCGCGGACGGTGCCTGGTCCCGGGTCCGCCCGGCGCTCTCGTCCGCGACGCCGCAGTACACCGGCGTCACCTTGGTCGAGGCCGCCCTGGACGACGTCGACACCCGCCACCCCGACCTCGCCCGGCTGGTCGGCGACGGATCCGTGGCCGTGTACGGGGTGAACCGCGCGCTCGTCGCCCAGCGCAACAGCGGCGGGCACGTCAAGGTGTACGCCCAGTTCCGCGTACCGCTGGACCGGCACACGGACGCGGACCCGGGCCCGGACGACGACGAGGCCGTGCGATCGAGCCTGCTGACCCGGTTCGACGGCTGGGCCGCGCCCGTCCTCGACCTCCTCCGCCACGGCACGGGTTTCGCCCACCGCCCCCTCTTCGCCCTTCCCGCGTCCCACACCTGGGCCCACGTCTCCGGCGTGACGCTCCTGGGCGACGCCGCCCACCTGATGCCCCCGTTGGGGGCGGGCGCGAACCTCGCGATGCTGGAAGGCGCGGAACTCGCCGAGTCCATCGCCGCCGCCCCCGGCCCCGGAGAGCTGGACGAGGCGGTCCGCGCCTTCGAGGAACGGATGTGGCCACGGGCCGGCACCTGGGCGAACATCACGCTGGCCGGTCTGGAACGCCTCGTGAGCCCGGACCCCTCCCAAGCCCTCGCCCTCTTCGACGAGGTCCAACCCGCCTAG
- the bla gene encoding class A beta-lactamase: MRTPDASTSRRALLTVGAGAALAAALPAGTARAASPVAGLRALEREYGARLGVYALDTATGRTVVHRADEPFPMCSVFKTLAAAAVLRDLDHDGTHLARRIHYTLQDVTDAGGGSVTERPENIAGGLTIAELCSAAIAQSDNAAANLLLRELGGPTAITRFCRSLGDRTTRLDRWEPELNTAEPWRETDTTSPRAIGRTYARLGLGDALDPGDREQLNRWLLSNTTSGDRLRAGLPKDWAVGDKTGAGSYGTNNNVGIAWPPGRPPLVLAILSTMPEATAPRDNTLIARTAKLLADTLA; this comes from the coding sequence GTGAGGACCCCGGACGCATCAACGTCCCGACGCGCACTGCTGACCGTGGGAGCGGGGGCGGCCCTGGCCGCCGCACTGCCGGCGGGCACGGCCCGTGCCGCGTCACCGGTGGCGGGGCTGCGCGCGCTGGAACGCGAGTACGGGGCGCGGCTGGGGGTGTACGCGCTGGACACCGCCACCGGCCGGACCGTGGTCCACCGGGCCGACGAACCGTTCCCCATGTGCTCGGTCTTCAAGACGTTGGCGGCCGCGGCCGTCCTGCGGGACCTCGACCACGACGGCACGCATCTCGCCCGGCGCATCCACTACACGCTCCAGGACGTCACCGACGCGGGCGGCGGGTCGGTCACGGAACGGCCCGAGAACATCGCGGGCGGCCTGACCATCGCGGAACTCTGCTCGGCCGCCATCGCCCAGAGCGACAACGCGGCCGCCAACCTGCTGCTGCGCGAGCTCGGCGGCCCGACCGCGATCACCCGCTTCTGCCGCTCGCTGGGCGACCGTACGACCCGGCTCGACCGGTGGGAGCCGGAGCTGAACACGGCCGAGCCGTGGCGGGAGACGGACACGACCAGCCCCCGCGCGATCGGGCGGACGTACGCCCGCCTCGGACTCGGCGACGCGCTGGACCCCGGGGACCGGGAGCAGCTGAACCGCTGGCTGCTGTCGAACACCACCAGCGGCGACCGCCTCCGGGCCGGCCTGCCGAAGGACTGGGCCGTCGGGGACAAGACGGGCGCCGGTTCGTACGGGACCAACAACAACGTGGGCATCGCCTGGCCCCCGGGCCGCCCGCCCCTGGTCCTTGCGATCCTCTCGACCATGCCGGAGGCGACGGCGCCGCGCGACAACACCCTGATCGCCAGAACGGCGAAGCTGCTGGCGGACACACTCGCCTGA
- a CDS encoding GNAT family N-acetyltransferase, translating to MRTLRYLYAAEARTPAGAWTLEYIGVEPGAAGRGTGGRLLRHLLATVPAPGGIFLTTADEANVRLYRRFGFTTLRRLAVGPLEVTAMWRPDPRADARQQTSAARRADRRAAFRTCS from the coding sequence GTGCGGACGCTGCGCTACCTGTACGCCGCCGAGGCCCGAACCCCGGCCGGGGCCTGGACGCTGGAGTACATCGGGGTGGAGCCCGGGGCGGCGGGACGGGGTACCGGAGGGCGGCTCCTCCGCCACCTGCTCGCCACGGTCCCCGCCCCCGGCGGCATCTTCCTCACCACCGCCGACGAGGCGAACGTCCGGCTCTACCGCCGCTTCGGCTTCACCACCCTGCGGCGCCTGGCGGTGGGCCCGCTGGAGGTGACGGCGATGTGGCGGCCGGACCCCCGAGCGGACGCGCGCCAGCAGACGAGTGCGGCCCGGCGAGCCGACCGCCGCGCCGCTTTTCGGACGTGTTCGTGA
- a CDS encoding family 2B encapsulin nanocompartment shell protein, whose amino-acid sequence MTVDTSPEAQLEPPRQSSLSTAAARNLASTTKSAPQMQEITSRWLLRMLPWVETKGGTYRVNRRLTYTVGDGTIEFVQDGANVRVIPRELGELALLRGFEDDEVLTAIAGRCVQRDFRAGEVIVERGAPADQIHLIAHGRISQTSVGKYGDDVAVAVLADGDRFGENALLDADATWDYTATAETPGILLTLSRGDFASVLAAAPQLQDHINRFSSLPHQRQNRHGEAEIAMSAGHTGEADLPGAFVDYELKPREYELSIAQTVLRIHTRVADLYNGPHNQTEEQLRLTIEALRERQEHELINNRDFGLLHNAAFKQRIQTHSGPPTPDDLDELLCRRRGSKFFLAHPRTIAAIGREFNARGLYPDHVDVGGQSVPAWRGVPILPCNKIPISKENTSSVLVMRTGEDNQGVIGLRQTGLPEEYEPGLSVRFMGISEQAIISYLVTTYFSAAILVPDALGVLENVQIARRRD is encoded by the coding sequence ATGACCGTTGACACCAGCCCGGAAGCCCAGCTGGAGCCGCCGCGGCAGTCCAGCCTGAGCACGGCGGCCGCCCGCAACCTTGCCAGCACGACCAAGTCCGCCCCGCAGATGCAGGAGATCACCTCCCGCTGGCTGCTGCGGATGCTCCCCTGGGTGGAGACCAAGGGCGGCACCTACCGGGTCAACCGCCGGCTGACGTACACCGTGGGCGACGGCACCATCGAGTTCGTCCAGGACGGCGCGAACGTCCGGGTGATCCCGCGCGAGCTCGGCGAACTGGCCCTGCTGCGCGGCTTCGAGGACGACGAGGTGCTGACCGCGATCGCCGGCCGGTGCGTCCAGCGCGACTTCCGGGCCGGTGAGGTGATCGTCGAGCGCGGTGCCCCCGCCGACCAGATCCACCTGATCGCCCACGGCCGGATCAGCCAGACCTCCGTCGGCAAGTACGGCGACGACGTCGCCGTCGCCGTACTCGCCGACGGCGACCGGTTCGGTGAGAACGCCCTGCTGGACGCGGACGCCACCTGGGACTACACGGCCACCGCCGAGACCCCCGGCATCCTGCTCACCCTCTCCCGCGGCGACTTCGCCTCCGTGCTCGCCGCGGCGCCCCAACTCCAGGACCACATCAACCGGTTCAGCTCGCTCCCGCACCAGCGCCAGAACCGGCACGGCGAGGCCGAGATCGCGATGTCCGCCGGACACACCGGTGAGGCGGACCTGCCCGGCGCCTTCGTGGACTACGAGCTCAAGCCCCGCGAGTACGAACTCTCCATCGCGCAGACCGTGCTGCGGATCCACACCAGGGTCGCCGATCTCTACAACGGGCCGCACAACCAGACCGAGGAACAGCTCAGGCTCACCATCGAGGCGCTGCGCGAGCGCCAGGAGCACGAGCTGATCAACAACCGGGACTTCGGTCTGCTCCACAACGCCGCCTTCAAGCAGCGGATCCAGACCCACTCCGGCCCGCCGACCCCGGACGACCTCGACGAGCTGCTCTGCCGCCGCCGCGGCTCCAAGTTCTTCCTCGCCCACCCCCGGACGATCGCCGCGATCGGGCGCGAGTTCAACGCCCGCGGGCTCTACCCGGACCACGTCGATGTCGGCGGGCAGTCGGTCCCGGCCTGGCGCGGGGTCCCGATCCTGCCCTGCAACAAGATCCCGATCAGCAAGGAGAACACCAGCTCGGTCCTCGTCATGCGAACCGGCGAGGACAACCAGGGCGTCATCGGTCTGCGCCAGACCGGCCTGCCGGAGGAGTACGAGCCGGGCCTCTCGGTGCGCTTCATGGGGATCAGCGAGCAGGCGATCATCTCCTACCTGGTCACCACCTACTTCTCCGCCGCCATCCTGGTGCCCGACGCGCTCGGTGTGCTGGAGAACGTGCAGATCGCCCGCAGGCGGGACTAA
- a CDS encoding family 2 encapsulin nanocompartment cargo protein terpene cyclase produces the protein MPDPGPSPLQSSLPAAVASFGAHVLASALAVGVEPAAGAGPVEPSPPPPPALPTGPPVLTPVPVPVPVPDEGAAAAAAQPSAALERILRGPSGLGTASLHWARSDAPAAPVPAGPAGAPDAPAPAAGHPIPGLYHHPVPEPDPVQVEELSRRIKAWALDEVSLYPEDWEDQFDGFSVGRYMVACHPDAPSIDHLMLATRLMVAENAVDDCYCEDHGGSPVGLGGRLLLAHTALDPLHTTKEYAPDWEASLLSDAPRRAYRSAMEYFLQATTPSQADRFRHDMARLHMGYLAEGAWAQTEYVPEVWEYLAMRQFNNFRPCPTITDSVGGYELPADLHAQPAMQRVIALAGNATTIVNDLYSYTKELASPGRHLNLPVVIAEREGCSDQDAYLKAVEVHNDLMRDFETAAAELALACPVPTVQRFLRGVAVWVDGNHYWHQTNTYRYSLPDFW, from the coding sequence ATGCCCGATCCTGGGCCTTCCCCTCTGCAGTCGAGCCTGCCCGCCGCCGTGGCGTCCTTCGGGGCCCACGTCCTCGCCAGCGCCCTCGCCGTCGGCGTCGAACCCGCCGCCGGCGCCGGGCCCGTAGAGCCTTCTCCACCGCCTCCGCCCGCCCTGCCGACGGGACCGCCCGTCCTGACCCCCGTACCCGTACCCGTACCCGTACCCGACGAGGGTGCGGCAGCGGCCGCGGCGCAGCCGAGTGCCGCCCTCGAACGGATCCTGCGCGGGCCCAGCGGTCTGGGCACGGCGAGCCTGCACTGGGCCCGGAGCGATGCGCCCGCAGCGCCCGTGCCGGCCGGGCCGGCCGGGGCACCCGACGCGCCCGCGCCGGCGGCGGGCCATCCGATCCCGGGCCTCTACCACCACCCGGTGCCGGAGCCCGATCCGGTGCAGGTCGAGGAGCTCAGCCGCCGGATCAAGGCCTGGGCGCTGGACGAGGTGTCTCTCTACCCGGAGGACTGGGAGGACCAGTTCGACGGCTTCTCCGTCGGGCGCTACATGGTCGCCTGCCATCCGGACGCCCCCAGCATCGACCACCTGATGCTCGCCACCCGGCTGATGGTCGCCGAGAACGCGGTCGACGACTGCTATTGCGAGGACCACGGCGGCTCGCCCGTCGGCCTCGGCGGGCGCCTGCTGCTCGCCCACACCGCCCTCGACCCGCTCCACACGACGAAGGAGTACGCGCCGGACTGGGAGGCGTCGCTCCTCTCGGACGCTCCCCGGCGCGCCTACCGCTCGGCCATGGAGTACTTCCTCCAGGCCACCACCCCCTCGCAGGCCGACCGGTTCCGGCACGACATGGCCCGGCTGCACATGGGCTATCTCGCCGAGGGGGCCTGGGCGCAGACCGAGTACGTTCCCGAGGTCTGGGAGTACCTGGCGATGCGCCAGTTCAACAACTTCCGCCCCTGCCCCACCATCACCGACTCCGTCGGCGGCTACGAACTGCCGGCGGACCTCCACGCGCAGCCCGCCATGCAACGGGTGATCGCGCTTGCCGGGAACGCCACGACGATCGTCAACGATCTGTACTCCTACACCAAGGAACTGGCCAGCCCCGGAAGGCATTTGAATCTGCCGGTGGTGATCGCCGAACGCGAGGGCTGCTCCGATCAGGACGCCTACCTGAAGGCCGTAGAGGTCCACAACGACCTGATGCGCGACTTCGAGACCGCGGCCGCCGAGCTGGCCCTCGCCTGCCCCGTCCCGACCGTGCAGCGCTTCCTGCGCGGGGTGGCGGTGTGGGTCGACGGCAACCACTACTGGCACCAGACCAACACCTATCGCTACAGCCTGCCCGATTTCTGGTAA